In Silene latifolia isolate original U9 population chromosome X, ASM4854445v1, whole genome shotgun sequence, the following proteins share a genomic window:
- the LOC141622216 gene encoding uncharacterized protein LOC141622216 — MANNFHFNKTTTKHLCLETYDAYYTNPSAAPSSFGVEPLKEILRVHGYCSLRDENRRKVKILEALSEIETMVNPRRSTLNEIILPSCNPCLTLDEVDADLTALNWAADFQVESLQSVSFATNDTDVHHDFGSRCRNKKRRGTGVRKDKVRKVFDAIHLTKPRSRRGCVKRKRLSDILNIGRVFDRLS; from the exons ATGGCAAATAATTTCCATTTCAACAAAACGACGACCAAACACCTTTGCCTTGAAACATACGATGCGTACTACACTAACCCATCTGCTGCTCCTTCTTCCTTCGGTGTTGAGCCACTCAAAGAG ATCCTCCGTGTGCACGGGTACTGCAGCCTTCGCGATGAAAACAGGCGAAAG GTAAAAATTCTGGAAGCGCTGAGTGAAATAGAGACAATGGTAAACCCACGTCGATCGACACTGAATGAGATAATACTACCTTCCTGCAATCCATGCCTTACACTTGACGAAGTTGATGCTGACCTTACTGCACTTAATTGGGCTGCTGATTTCCAAGTTGAGTCTCTGCAGTCTGTCTCTTTTGCGACAAACGACACTGATGTTCATCATGACTTTGGTTCACGTTGTCGTAACAAGAAAAGGCGAGGGACGGGGGTAAGGAAAGATAAGGTGAGGAAGGTGTTTGATGCAATTCATTTGACGAAACCAAGGTCTAGGAGGGGTTGTGTCAAGAGGAAGCGTCTTTCTGATATTCTGAACATTGGTCGTGTCTTTGATCGTTTGAGTTGA